The Magnetospirillum sp. 15-1 DNA window GGTCGGACCGTCCCCCGGCGGCGGCGATGACCAGCAGCAGCAGGACGGCGAAGCGCAGGCCGAGGGGGTCGCGGGCCGGCAGCACCGGATCGGGCCAGCCGGGCCGCAAGCCCCGGGCCTCCCGCTCCATGCGGGCGCGGTGGGCCTGCCACAGGGCCGGGTCGCCGGCCGCCAGATGGTCGGCCAGGGCGGCCAGCGGCCGGTGGGAGAGTCCGCAATCCCGCTCCAGCCGCCGCGCCGCCTCGTCGGGGGCGGGGCGCTCCACCCGCCAGGCTTTCCACAGCAGGACGACGATGGCCAGGGCGAAGGCCGGGGCGAGGGCGGCATGCAGCCAGAACGGCAGCAGCGGCGCCGTATCGAACAGGGCCAGGGCCAGGAACAGGGCCAGCAGCGACAGGGCCGCCGCCAGGGGCGGCCACGCCCTTTCCCACAGCAGCGCGAGGCGAACCAGACGCAGCTTGCGGGAAAGGGCGTCGCTCATTCCTTACCCAATCATCCCGGCCTTATCGAACCATCCCGGCAGGCTTTCCAGCGACCGCATGTCGTCATAGCTGGGCCGGGCGCGGATCACGGCGTAGTCGCCACCCTTGACCAGAACCTCGGGGATCAGCGGCCGGGTGTTGTAGGTGGACGACATGGCGGCGCCATAGGCTCCGGCGGTGCCGAAGGCCAGCAGATCGTCGGCCCGCATGGGCGGCAGGCGGCGCTGACGGGCGAAGGTGTCGCCGGTTTCGCACACCGGCCCGACCACGTCCACCTCGGCCAGCGCGGTGCCGGGCCTGGGCTCGGCCACCGGGACGATGGAGTGATAGGCGTCGTAGAGGCTGGGACGCATCAGGTCGTTCATGGCGGCGTCGACGATCAGGAAGGTCCGCGTGCTGCCCTCCTTCACCCGGATGATGGAGGACACCAGGATGCCGGCATTGCCCACCAGCAGGCGGCCGGGCTCCAGCATGAAGCGGCAGCCGAGATCGCCCAGGGTGGCCTTGATCACCTCGGCATAGGCGGCGGGCTCGGGCGGGGTCTCGTCGTCGTAGGGGATGCCCAGGCCGCCACCCAGGTCCAGGCGGCGGATGTCGATGCCGTCGGCGCGCAGCAGCGCCACCAGATCGCGCACCCTGAGGAAGGCCTCGCGGAAGGGGGAAAGCTCGGTCAGCTGCGAACCGATATGGCAGGCGATGGCCACCGGCTCGATGCCGGGCAGGGTACGCGCGCGGGCATAGACCTCGCGGGCCCGCGTCCACTCGATGCCGAACTTGTTCTCTTTCTTGCCGGTGGTGATCTTGGCGTGGGTGCCGGCGTCCACGTCGGGATTGACCCGGATGGCGATGGGCATGACCACGCCGCGCGCCGTCGCGATCTCGGAGAGCATCTCCAGCTCGGGCTCGGATTCCACGTTGATCTGCAAAATGCCCTTGGCCACGGCGAATTCCAGCTCGTGCCGGGTCTTGCCGACGCCCGAGAAGACGATGCGCGCCGCCGGCACGCCGGCCGCCAGGGCCTGGCGCAGCTCGCCCTCGCTGACCACGTCGGCGCCCGCTCCCAATCGCGCGAAGGTGCGGATCACCGCGATGTTGGGATTGGCCTTGCAGGCGAAGCAGATGGTGGCGTCCAGGCCCGCCGCCTTCAGCGCCTCGGCGAACACCGTGTAGTGCCGCTCCAGGGTATTGGTGGAATAGCAATAGAACGGGGTGCCGACCTCGCGGGCGATGCGGGCGATGGCGACGTCCTCGGCGAACAGCTCGCCGTTCTGATAGTGGAAGTGGTTCATGTGTGTTCCTGGATACCGGTCAGTAGCCGTTATGGAAGTTCAGTTCGGGAGCGGCCGTGCCCGACCGTTCCGGTTGGGTCTTGGCCTTGGTTTCCGACGGCAGCGGCGTGTAGGGGTAGTCGCGGGGATAGACCGCGTCGTCGGGGCGCTCGGGCATGCCTTTGCGGCCGCAGGCGGCGACGCCGATGACCAGGGCGAGGACTAAGATGGACCGTATCGTCATTTGACGTCCTCCGTCAGGCGCTGGCGGGCCGCGATGACCGCTTCCCGCACGCGGGCCGGGGCGGTGCCGCCCAGGCTGGTGCGGGCCGCCACCGACGAATCCACCGTCAGCACCGACCGGGCCTCCTCGGTGATACCCGGCTCGATGGCCTGCATTTCGGCCAGGGTCAGGTCTTCCAGGCCGCAACCCTTGCCCTCGGCCAGCTTGACCAGCGATCCCGCCACGTGGTGGGCGCGGCGGAACGGCATCTCGAGGGCGCGCACACACCAGTCGGCGATGTCGGTGGCGGTGGTGTAGCCCGCCCCGGCGGCGGCGCGCAGGACCTCGACGTTCACCTTCATGTCCTTGACCATGCCGGTCATGGCGGCAATGGCCAGCTCCATGGTATCGGCCACCTCGAACACCGGCTCCTTGTCGTCCTGCATGTCCTTGGAATAAGCCAGGGGCAAGCCCTTCATGACGATCAGCAGCGCGTTCAGGTCGCCGATCACCCGTCCGGTCTTGGCGCGGATCAGCTCGGCGGCGTCGGGGTTGCGCTTCTGCGGCATGATGGACGAGCCGGTGGTGAAGGCATCCGACAGGGTGACGAAGCGGAACTGGGAACTGGTCCAGATCACCAGCTCCTCGGCCAGCCGCGACAGGTGTACGGCACAGATGGCGCTGGCCGACATGAATTCCAAGGCGAAATCGCGATCGGACACGCCGTCGAGCGAATTGCGCATGGGCCGGGCGAAGCCCAGTTCGGCGGCGGTGGCCTCGCGGTCGATGGGGAACGAGGTGCCGGCCAGGGCCGCCGAGCCCAGCGGGCATTCGTTGAGGCGCCGCCGGGCGTCACCCAAACGCGAGCGGTCGCGGGAGATCATCTCCACATAGGCCATCATGTGGTGGCCGAAGGTCACCGGCTGGGCGGTCTGCAGATGGGTGAAGCCGGGCATCACCGTGGCGGCGTGCTCGTCGGCGCGGTCCAGCAGGGCGGCGACCAGCTCTCGCAGCGCGCCGTCCATGCCATCCATGGCGTCACGCACCCACAGGCGGAAATCGGTGGCCACCTGATCGTTGCGCGAGCGCGCGGTGTGCAGCCGCCCGGCCGCCTCGCCGATCAGCTCGGCCAGACGGGATTCCACGTTCATGTGGATGTCTTCCAGGGCGTGGCTGAACGGGAAGTTGCCCGCCTCGATCTCGGCCAGCACCTTGTCCAGGCCGTCCTGGATCAGCGCGCCGTCGGCCGCGGTCAGGATCTTTTGCTTCACCAGCATGCGGCAATGGGCCTTGGAGCCGCGGATATCCTGGGCATACAGCCGCTTGTCGAAATCGATGGAGGCGTTGATCCGCTGCATGATGGCGGCGGGGCCGCCGGCGAACCGCCCGCCCCACATGGAGGACGCGGCCTTGCTCTTGTCGGTGTCGGTCATGGAAGCCCTGGTGAGTGCGCGAGAGGGGAAAACCGCGCCAACCTACACTCTTCGGACCAGGGCGGGAAGACTCAGCGGCTAATGGGCCTCGGTCAGGCGGCAGGCCCGCCCCTCGTCGCCATACTCCAGCTGGATGGTGGCGTGGCCGATGCCGAAGCGGTGTTCCAGCTCGTCGGCCAGATGATGAAGGAAGGCGTCGCTCTCCGGCATGCGCTCCATGATCAGATGGACGGTCAGCGCCGCCCGGCTGGTGGACAGCGGCCAGACGTGCAGGTCGTGCAGCCCCCCGACCCCGCCCTGGCCGGCGAGAAAGCCCTCGACCTCGTCCAGATTGATGGCCGCCGGGACGGCGTCCAGGCTGAGATTGACCGATTCCTTCAGCAGGGACAGGCTGCTCCAGGCGATCACCACGGCGATCCCTAAGCTGATGGCGGGGTCCAGCCAGGTCCAGCCGGTCAGCCCGATCAGCAGGGCGGCCACCACCACCGCCGCCGACACGGCGGCATCGCCGGCCATGTGCAGGAAGGCGCCCCTGAGGTTGAGGTCGCCGGCGGCGCCCTTCATGAACATCAGGGCGGTGCCGGTATTCACCAGGATGCCCAGCGCCGCCACCGTCATGACCACGTTTCCCTCGACCGCCTGGGGATGGCCGAAGCGCCCCACCGCCTCCCAGCCGATGCCGCCCACCGCCACCAGCAGGGCCAGGGCGTTGATCAGCGACGCCCAGATGGTGACCCGCCCCAGGCCATAGGTGCGGCGATGGCTGGCGGCGCGGCGCTCCAGGCCGCTGGCCGCCCAGGCCAGCACCAGGGCCAGCACGTCGGAGAGGTTATGGCCGGCATCGGCCAGCAGGGCGAGGGAATTGGCCGCCACGCCCCACCAGGCTTCCAGGCCGACGAAGCCGAGATTGAGCGCGATGCCCAGGGCGAAGGCCCGGTCATGCCGCGCCGGCCCGTGATGATGCCCGTGGGCATGGTCGTGGGGGTAATGATGATCGTGATCATGGTGGTGATGACTGGCCATGGCTGCCTCCCACCGGGCAGGATGAAGGCTTTATCGGGGGGAAGGTCAAGGGTAGAGTGCGAGACCATCAACATCTTGTGGTCCGTAATGTCTCGCAGCGACAGAATGATCAGCCCATGAGTGCCTCCTGGCGTTCCGGATTCAAAGCCTATGCGGACCGGCGGGTGGTGATGGTGCTGTTGCTGGGCTTTTCCAGCGGTCTGCCGCTGCTGCTGACCTTTTCCACCCTGTCGGCCTGGCTGAAGGGCGAGGGCATCTCGCGCACCGCCATCGGCATCTTCGCTTTGGTGGGCACGCCCTATGCGCTGAAATTCCTGTGGTCGCCGCTGATCGACCGGCTGCCGTTGCCCGTGCTGACCGGCTGGCTGGGGCGGCGGCGCTCGTGGGGGCTGCTGATCCAGGCGCTGCTGATGGCCTCCATCCTGGCCCTGGGCGCCACCGATCCGGTTCGCCAGATCTGGCTGACCGCCACCCTGGCGGTGGTGGTGGCCTTTCTGTCGGCCAGCCAGGACATCGTCATCGACGCCTACCGCGTGGAGATTCTCGACGATCTGCAGCAGGGGCCGGGTGCCGGAGCGGTACAGGCCGGCTATCGCCTCGCCATGCTGGCGGCGGGAGCGGGCGCCTTGCTGGTGGCCTCGCAATGGGGCTGGTTCGCCGCCTACGCCACCATGGCGGCGCTGCTGGGCGTCGGCATGCTCGTGCTGCTGCTCGGCCCCGAGCCGGCGGTCAAGGTCTCGGCCGCCACCGCCGAGCGCGAGCGCCGCGCCGCCGAATACCTGGAGGCCCGGCCGCACCTGACCGGAGCGCCGGCCAAGGTGGCGGCCTGGCTCTACGGCGCGGTGATCTGTCCCTTCGCCGATTTCATGGCGCGGCCGGCCTGGTGGGCGGTGTTGCTGTTCGTCATCGGCTACAAGATGGGTGAGGCCATGGCCGGGGCCATGGCCAACACGCTGTACATCGAGATGGGTTTCGCCCTCGAGGAGATCGCCTGGGTCAGCAAGATCTTCGGCTTCGGCGCCACGGTGGCCGGCACGGTGATCGGCGGCGCCCTGGTGGTGCGGCTCGGCATCATGCGGGCGCTGCTAGTGTTCGGCATACTGCAATCGCTCGGCAATCTGTTCTACGTGGTCCAGGCGGTGGCCGGCCATAATCTCTGGGCCCTGGCGCTGTGCGTGGCGGTGGAGAACCTGACCGCCGGCATGGCCGGCTCGGCGCTCGTCGCCTACATCTCCGGCCTGTGCAACCTGGCCTATACCGCCACCCAATAC harbors:
- the argH gene encoding argininosuccinate lyase — translated: MTDTDKSKAASSMWGGRFAGGPAAIMQRINASIDFDKRLYAQDIRGSKAHCRMLVKQKILTAADGALIQDGLDKVLAEIEAGNFPFSHALEDIHMNVESRLAELIGEAAGRLHTARSRNDQVATDFRLWVRDAMDGMDGALRELVAALLDRADEHAATVMPGFTHLQTAQPVTFGHHMMAYVEMISRDRSRLGDARRRLNECPLGSAALAGTSFPIDREATAAELGFARPMRNSLDGVSDRDFALEFMSASAICAVHLSRLAEELVIWTSSQFRFVTLSDAFTTGSSIMPQKRNPDAAELIRAKTGRVIGDLNALLIVMKGLPLAYSKDMQDDKEPVFEVADTMELAIAAMTGMVKDMKVNVEVLRAAAGAGYTTATDIADWCVRALEMPFRRAHHVAGSLVKLAEGKGCGLEDLTLAEMQAIEPGITEEARSVLTVDSSVAARTSLGGTAPARVREAVIAARQRLTEDVK
- a CDS encoding AmpG family muropeptide MFS transporter; the protein is MSASWRSGFKAYADRRVVMVLLLGFSSGLPLLLTFSTLSAWLKGEGISRTAIGIFALVGTPYALKFLWSPLIDRLPLPVLTGWLGRRRSWGLLIQALLMASILALGATDPVRQIWLTATLAVVVAFLSASQDIVIDAYRVEILDDLQQGPGAGAVQAGYRLAMLAAGAGALLVASQWGWFAAYATMAALLGVGMLVLLLGPEPAVKVSAATAERERRAAEYLEARPHLTGAPAKVAAWLYGAVICPFADFMARPAWWAVLLFVIGYKMGEAMAGAMANTLYIEMGFALEEIAWVSKIFGFGATVAGTVIGGALVVRLGIMRALLVFGILQSLGNLFYVVQAVAGHNLWALALCVAVENLTAGMAGSALVAYISGLCNLAYTATQYALLSSLTAVGRTLFASTSGKLADMFGWVDFFLLTTVVTLPALLILPWLMRQQGRVASKPG
- a CDS encoding cation diffusion facilitator family transporter: MASHHHHDHDHHYPHDHAHGHHHGPARHDRAFALGIALNLGFVGLEAWWGVAANSLALLADAGHNLSDVLALVLAWAASGLERRAASHRRTYGLGRVTIWASLINALALLVAVGGIGWEAVGRFGHPQAVEGNVVMTVAALGILVNTGTALMFMKGAAGDLNLRGAFLHMAGDAAVSAAVVVAALLIGLTGWTWLDPAISLGIAVVIAWSSLSLLKESVNLSLDAVPAAINLDEVEGFLAGQGGVGGLHDLHVWPLSTSRAALTVHLIMERMPESDAFLHHLADELEHRFGIGHATIQLEYGDEGRACRLTEAH
- the lysA gene encoding diaminopimelate decarboxylase gives rise to the protein MNHFHYQNGELFAEDVAIARIAREVGTPFYCYSTNTLERHYTVFAEALKAAGLDATICFACKANPNIAVIRTFARLGAGADVVSEGELRQALAAGVPAARIVFSGVGKTRHELEFAVAKGILQINVESEPELEMLSEIATARGVVMPIAIRVNPDVDAGTHAKITTGKKENKFGIEWTRAREVYARARTLPGIEPVAIACHIGSQLTELSPFREAFLRVRDLVALLRADGIDIRRLDLGGGLGIPYDDETPPEPAAYAEVIKATLGDLGCRFMLEPGRLLVGNAGILVSSIIRVKEGSTRTFLIVDAAMNDLMRPSLYDAYHSIVPVAEPRPGTALAEVDVVGPVCETGDTFARQRRLPPMRADDLLAFGTAGAYGAAMSSTYNTRPLIPEVLVKGGDYAVIRARPSYDDMRSLESLPGWFDKAGMIG
- a CDS encoding lipoprotein, encoding MTIRSILVLALVIGVAACGRKGMPERPDDAVYPRDYPYTPLPSETKAKTQPERSGTAAPELNFHNGY